A portion of the Oncorhynchus gorbuscha isolate QuinsamMale2020 ecotype Even-year linkage group LG07, OgorEven_v1.0, whole genome shotgun sequence genome contains these proteins:
- the LOC124039117 gene encoding pyruvate dehydrogenase E1 component subunit alpha, mitochondrial-like isoform X2 — MQKMLPLISNVYRLGNASKNVGARMVLSSRFFTDFTPQASFDIKKCELHRLEAGPSETAVLTREQGLQYYRTMQTMRRMELKADQLYKQKIIRGFCHLYDGQEACAMGIEAGINPTDHLITAYRAHGYTFTRGVSVREIMAELTGRRGGVAKGKGGSMHMYAKHFYGGNGIVGAQVPLGAGVALACQYQGNNQVCVALYGDGAANQGQIFESFNMAALWKLPCIFICENNKFGMGTSVERSSASTDYFKRGDYIPGIKVDGMDVLCVREAIKFAADYCRAGKGPIVMELETYRYHGHSMSDPGVSYRSREEIQEVRSKSDPITMLKECMLSNNMASVEEIKEIDVDIRKVIEDAAQFAISDPEPPLDELCNHIFANDLPMEVRGTNPWVKLKSVS, encoded by the exons ATGCAAAAGATGTTGCCCCTCATCTCAAACGTGTACCGACTTGGCAACGCCAGCAAGAATGTG gggGCCAGGATGGTGTTGTCTTCACGCTTCTTCACTGACTTCACCCCACAGGCCAGTTTTGACATCAAG AAGTGTGAGCTGCACCGTCTGGAGGCGGGCCCCTCTGAGACAGCGGTGTTGACCAGAGAACAGGGCCTCCAGTACTACAGGACCATGCAGACCATGAGACGCATGGAGCTGAAGGCTGACCAGCTCTACAAGCAGAAGATCATCAGAGGCTTCTGCCACCTCTACGACGGACag GAGGCGTGTGCGATGGGCATCGAGGCGGGCATCAACCCAACAGACCACCTGATCACAGCGTACCGCGCCCATGGCTACACCTTCACACGGGGTGTATCCGTTAGAGAGATCATGGCTGAACTCACAG GTCGTAGAGGAGGTGTGGCCAAGGGCAAAGGTGGTTCTATGCACATGTACGCTAAACACTTCTATGGAGGGAATGGAATCGTGGGGGCTCAG gttCCATTGGGTGCTGGTGTGGCACTAGCCTGTCAGTACCAGGGCAACAACCAGGTGTGCGTGGCGCTGTACGGAGACGGAGCAGCCAACCAG GGCCAGATCTTTGAGTCGTTCAACATGGCGGCTCTGTGGAAGCTGCCGTGTATCTTCATCTGTGAGAACAACAAGTTTGGCATGGGGACGTCTGTAGAGAGATCCTCTGCTAGCACTGACTACTTCAAGAGAGGAGACTATATACCTGGAATcaag GTGGATGGCATGGACGTGCTGTGTGTGAGGGAGGCCATCAAGTTTGCTGCAGACTACTGCAGAGCCGGGAAG GGTCCTATTGTGATGGAGCTGGAGACCTACCGTTACCATGGACACAGCATGAGCGACCCCGGGGTTAG ctaCCGCTCACGTGAGGAGATCCAGGAAGTGCGCAGTAAGAGTGACCCCATCACCATGCTGAAGGAATGTATGCTGTCCAACAACATGGCTTCTGTGGAGGAgatcaag GAGATAGATGTAGACATCAGGAAGGTGATCGAGGACGCAGCCCAGTTTGCCATCTCTGACCCTGAGCCACCATTGGACGAGCTCTGTAACCACATCTTTGCCAACGATCTGCCCATGGAGGTCCGCGGGACCAACCCCTGGGTCAAACTGAAGTCTGTCAGCTAg
- the LOC124039117 gene encoding pyruvate dehydrogenase E1 component subunit alpha, mitochondrial-like isoform X1 — MQKMLPLISNVYRLGNASKNVGAQTASEGARMVLSSRFFTDFTPQASFDIKKCELHRLEAGPSETAVLTREQGLQYYRTMQTMRRMELKADQLYKQKIIRGFCHLYDGQEACAMGIEAGINPTDHLITAYRAHGYTFTRGVSVREIMAELTGRRGGVAKGKGGSMHMYAKHFYGGNGIVGAQVPLGAGVALACQYQGNNQVCVALYGDGAANQGQIFESFNMAALWKLPCIFICENNKFGMGTSVERSSASTDYFKRGDYIPGIKVDGMDVLCVREAIKFAADYCRAGKGPIVMELETYRYHGHSMSDPGVSYRSREEIQEVRSKSDPITMLKECMLSNNMASVEEIKEIDVDIRKVIEDAAQFAISDPEPPLDELCNHIFANDLPMEVRGTNPWVKLKSVS, encoded by the exons ATGCAAAAGATGTTGCCCCTCATCTCAAACGTGTACCGACTTGGCAACGCCAGCAAGAATGTG GGAGCCCAAACCGCGTCAGAG gggGCCAGGATGGTGTTGTCTTCACGCTTCTTCACTGACTTCACCCCACAGGCCAGTTTTGACATCAAG AAGTGTGAGCTGCACCGTCTGGAGGCGGGCCCCTCTGAGACAGCGGTGTTGACCAGAGAACAGGGCCTCCAGTACTACAGGACCATGCAGACCATGAGACGCATGGAGCTGAAGGCTGACCAGCTCTACAAGCAGAAGATCATCAGAGGCTTCTGCCACCTCTACGACGGACag GAGGCGTGTGCGATGGGCATCGAGGCGGGCATCAACCCAACAGACCACCTGATCACAGCGTACCGCGCCCATGGCTACACCTTCACACGGGGTGTATCCGTTAGAGAGATCATGGCTGAACTCACAG GTCGTAGAGGAGGTGTGGCCAAGGGCAAAGGTGGTTCTATGCACATGTACGCTAAACACTTCTATGGAGGGAATGGAATCGTGGGGGCTCAG gttCCATTGGGTGCTGGTGTGGCACTAGCCTGTCAGTACCAGGGCAACAACCAGGTGTGCGTGGCGCTGTACGGAGACGGAGCAGCCAACCAG GGCCAGATCTTTGAGTCGTTCAACATGGCGGCTCTGTGGAAGCTGCCGTGTATCTTCATCTGTGAGAACAACAAGTTTGGCATGGGGACGTCTGTAGAGAGATCCTCTGCTAGCACTGACTACTTCAAGAGAGGAGACTATATACCTGGAATcaag GTGGATGGCATGGACGTGCTGTGTGTGAGGGAGGCCATCAAGTTTGCTGCAGACTACTGCAGAGCCGGGAAG GGTCCTATTGTGATGGAGCTGGAGACCTACCGTTACCATGGACACAGCATGAGCGACCCCGGGGTTAG ctaCCGCTCACGTGAGGAGATCCAGGAAGTGCGCAGTAAGAGTGACCCCATCACCATGCTGAAGGAATGTATGCTGTCCAACAACATGGCTTCTGTGGAGGAgatcaag GAGATAGATGTAGACATCAGGAAGGTGATCGAGGACGCAGCCCAGTTTGCCATCTCTGACCCTGAGCCACCATTGGACGAGCTCTGTAACCACATCTTTGCCAACGATCTGCCCATGGAGGTCCGCGGGACCAACCCCTGGGTCAAACTGAAGTCTGTCAGCTAg